AATCTACTTGCTCGACGTACAAATCGTTTTCAATAAAAGATATGCGCTTCTGGTGCAACTGTTGGTCCAGCAGTAAATGAATTCGCAGCCATTCATAAGTTAGCTGAGCCTTAAGAGATTTGTCATCCAGTCGCTCAATCATCAAATGCATAGCGGTTAAAGGTGTTTTCACCTCATGAATCCATGATAACAGTTCATCCTTTTCGTGTTCCAGAGTCAATTGATTTTGCGAGATCATCTGTTGTAGTCGTTCGGTCTGATGGACAATTTTGTGTTCAATGATTCGCTCAAATGGACTTTCAGGTTCGCCCATTCCGGTTAATTGGAGAGGCCCCTCCCATTCTTCCAAGGCCCTATAGAACTTGGTTTCCTTGGGATAGCGAACGATTAAAAAAACCAGGAAAACCAACATAGATAAGAAAACGACATACAGGATCGGCATTAACGGGATGGCCGTATCCACATAAGCAATGAGAAGGATCAGCATTTGTTGGCATACAAAAAGTAGAATCCAGCTCCGCCTCTCTGTAAGGTATTTTTTAATCATAGGCAGGTGCCTCTTCTGTAGCCATGTAGCCTTGCCCCACTTTTGTTTCAATGAAACAGCCCAAATCCAACTCGTCCAATTTTTTACGCAGGCGGTTCAAGTTGACGGTCAGGGTATTGTCGCTGACAAAACGTTCATCATCCCAGAGGCTTTTAATTAATTCCTCTCGTGTGACAATTTTATTTTTTTGTTCAATCAGCAGCTTCAAAATAAAAATCTCGTTCTTGGTTAATTCGATGGAGCCAGCCTCATTGGCTACTACATTTTTTTCATAATCGACCGTCGCTCCACGCCATGTTTTCAGGGAAACAGGTTCGGTATTGTAATTATATACACGGCGAAGAGTCGCTTGTAATTTTGCAATCAGTACATCAAAATGGAAGGGTTTTTGGATAAAATCATCCGCTCCAAGCTGCATTGACATTACTATATCCGTAGGGTGATCCCGCGATGATAAGAAGATAATCGGGACGTTAGAGTGGGATCGAATCATTCGACACCAATGAAAACCATCAAATTTCGGCAATTGAATATCAATCACGACCAGATCGGGCTTTATCGTTGTGAATTCTTGAATGACTTTACTAAAATCCCGGATGCCGTACACATCATAGGCCCATTGAGTTAACCTGTCCTTTATTTCATGGAACAAAGTTTCATCATCTTCAATCAGCAAGATTTTAAACAACGATTTCACCACTTTTACTTTTTTATATAAAGTGTATAGCAAAATTTGTTTATGTGCTATATGTGAAAGAATCAACTTGATATTGCGATAATCTGCTGTTAATAGTTGAGGTTTATAGTTGGTTTATATCTACTATTTCATACCGTTAAAGGATGGATGTATTGATGGGAATTCACACCTATTTTCGATCGCTAAATGAGTTGGAAAGAATTATTCGTTGTCCAGGCAAGTTTAAATTCGAGGAACATAGTGTATCGGCTCATTCCTGGAAAGTCGTGCAATATGCCAAAACCCTGGCTGATATCGAAGAGAGAAACGGCCTCAATATTGATTGGAAAAAGCTATACGAGATTACCAGCAGTCACGATTACGGCGAGATTTTTATTGGAGACATTAAAACGCCTGTTAAGCATTCCTCCAAGGAACTACGGTTATTAATCCAGCAAGTTGAAGAGGGTATGATAGAGTATTTTATAGAAGAGAATATTCCCGAGGATTTTAAAGCAATTTTCCGCAAGCAGCTAAGAGAAGGTAAAGATGATTCTGTTGAAGGCTTAATTTTAGAAGTAGCGGATAAAATGGATCAGGTGTATGAAGCGTTTGCCGAGCTTCAGCGGGGGAATACCGAAAAGGAATTTATCGTGATGTATCGCAATGCGCTTGTAAAAATCAAAAATATTAATTTGAAATGCGTTGAATATTTTTGGAAAATATCCTGCCGGATATGGTTAAGGAAGAAACGCCTTCATCCATTGATATAAAAAAGATCACGGAAGAGGCCTTAGCTCTGTAAATGAATTTTCTCGCCGTCTTTCAGAAGCCGCGAAGCGCTTCTGTTCATACATAACAATAGTTTTTATAATAAAGCAGGTCGTTTTTTACATAATTTAAAAAATATAGTAAATTATTATAAGAGTATTTTAACTTTCTTCATTTGTATTCGTCAAAGAACGAGAAAGGATGTGTACATTTAACATGAATAAACCTGCTCGAATTATTTCTATTCTTATCCTTGCTGCAAGTGTAGTTGTGTTTGCTGGTTGTGGAAAACAGGAAGCAACAAGTCCCACCACCAATGAAACGGTACTGCCAGCAACCTCAGAATCGGCAGTAAAAGAAGAACCTGGTCAATCAGCTGTCCAGCATAGCTTGGACGAGATCAAATGGAATGAAGTTAAAGATCCTCTGATTGAGGATGGCATGATAACCAAACTCAAAGCGGCTATAGCCGCCTTTGTATCAAACGATTTGAATCAATTTCATGCTGCGCTTGCTCCAGACATTGGAACAGGTCACGATTATCTCTTAGAGCATCCAGTGAAGTTTACAGGGATTGCCGAAGCTATAAAAGAAAAGGATCGGGTATTGGTACCCGTAGTAGGCAAACGGCTTACTAAAGAAGAAGGTTCTTCACCTGATGTACAGTACACCTTTTATTTTGAAAAAGATAAGGGTGGATCATGGCAAATTGTTTCGATAGACTGATTCATATCTTATTCCAACCCAAGAGAAGACGTTAGAAGACGTTCTGATAAAATCAGAACGTCTTCTTTTCTTTCTCTACATATTATTTGAGCAATACTGACCAGTTAGGATCTTTGTATCGTTTATCCACCACTTCCCTTACCAGGATAAGCTCCTCTGGAATCTGATCTAGCTTTGTAATCCGGAATCATAAGTCTGCTTTGCCCTACGATCGCTCTATAGCAAGTACGTTATACTGCTTACCTACTGCATCATATGCTATGCTCTCCACTCCTCATGCATTATTTCATTATCCATCTTCCCGTAGAATGAGATGACAGTTTCATATGCCCCTTTGTCGGCTTGCGATTCCTTAAGTGAAGCCCTAACCAACTCCAGGCTATCATCCATCATTTTAAAAGATTTGGGCTCAGTCAGCTCAGATGGTCTAAAAGGAAATCTTGCTTCCGTCCATTTCTGTATACTTTCATCTTTAGCGAGTATATTAACCCTTAGCAGCCCCTGCCACGAACTATTTGATCCGATTTGAACAGTCTGTTCAATTTGCCAAAGAAATACCTGAAAATGTTAATCCTACGGAAAAACCTATCCAATCGGTCTATATATCTATTTCAATCTCTTTCAGCTCCTTGAGCCATACTTCTTCCTTATTCTTCAGTGACAGACTACCGCCGCTAATAATGGATTTGTACTTAATTGCCGTTCCCATTTGTTTTTTGAGATCCGTTACACTTAAAGTACGGGTAATGGCAATTTACAGCTGCCCCTTACAACCTAATCATCAAATTTTATTGAAAAAAATGAAATACTGCGTACGAAACAATGCTTGACTTCAAGTTAACTTTAAGTAGTAACATACGGAATGTAACGTATGGATTAGAACAGGCGATGGCTATTCTGACAATTTGGGAGTGATAGAATTGAAAAAGAAACAACTGGGTAACAGCGAGCTTCAAGTATCTGCACTGGGTCTGGGCTGCATGGGAATGTCCGAGTATTATGGTGAGTTGGATGATCAGGAATCGATCAAAACGCTTCATCGTGCGTTGGAGTTTGGGATCAACTTCTGGGATACAGCCGATGTGTACGGTGTGGGGAAAAATGAAAAACTGATCAGTCAAGTCCTGCGCAGCCACCGGGATGAGGTAGTGTTGGCTACCAAATTCTCCATTATGCGCGGAGAGGATGGGGGATTCCTGGGTGTCAGCGGCCGTCCTGAATATGTAAAACAGGCATGTGATCGTAGCCTGCAAAGATTGGGTGTAGATGTGATTGATTTGTACTATCAGCACCGTGTTGACCCGAATGTGCCTATTGAAGAAACAGTAGGGGCGATGAGTGATCTGGTTCAAGCGGGAAAAGTCCGCTATCTGGGGCTATCCGAAGCGTCTCCTGCACTGATCAGACGTGCTCACAAGGTACACCCGATTACAGCGTTGCAAACAGAATACTCCTTATGGAGCCGGGAAGCGGAAGATGAGGTTATACCCACATGTAAGGAGCTGGGCATCGAATTTGTGGCCTACAGTCCACTGGGCCGCGGCTTTTTGAGTGGGCAAATTCAGAAGTTTGATGATTTTGCAGAAGATGATTTCCGTCGCACGGTGCCGCGTTTTCAGCCTGAGAATTTCCAGAAGAATCTGGATCTCGTGCAGCATGTTAAGGATCTTGCGGCTCGAAAAGGAGTCAAGCCTTCTCAGCTTGCTTTGGCCTGGCTGCTTGCGCAAGAGGGAATAGTACCGATTCCCGGTACTAAACGGGTCACGTATTTAGAGGAAAATGCAGGAGCAGTTGATGTGGGCTTGTCCGCAGAAGAAATGGAGACGATTAACGCCATCATCCCTAAAGGAATGGCAGCCGGCCTTCGTTACCCGGCAGAGCGGATGCCAAATTGGCAAGCCGAATAATAAGGACCACGAGATAACCCCTTAAGCCGTCTTTAACACGAATCGGCGTGAAAGACGGCTTTGGGGGCTTTATATATACGCAAGAACGTGCTTCGTATAATGCCGAAGGCATCCTTTTACAAAACAGGAGCTTGCAATGCAGTATTGATATTTTGCAGATCCATCGACAGCTGCTCGTTTACGTTTCATGGGTGTACCAGCCACGCTCAATCAGGTTTATTCCGAGAGCATCATGCTATTCAGCTTCAACCTTGCCAAGCGCTTTTTTAGCGGGTCCTTCAATGACTTCGCCTTGATATGAAAAGCGTGAGCCATGACATGGGCAATCCCATGTTCTTTCGGCCTCGTTCCAGTCAACTTCACAGCCCATATGGGTGCACGTAGTGTCTACCAGGTGCAATGCTCCTTGTGGGTCTCGATATGCGCCCGCCCTTTTGCCGTTTACCCGGACGACTGCCCCTTCGTCTTGCTGGAGTTCTTCGGCTTTTTTATAGCTGATTTCCAGCTTCCCGGCAATCAAGTGTTTAGCCACATTCGCATTTTGTGTCACAAATGTTTTAATGTCGGGGTCCGCATGAAATCTTGAAGGGGAGAAAAGATCCTGATACGGGCTTTCCTTTCTGGTAATCAGATTCGTATTTAATAAAGCCGCTGCGACACTTGTGGTCATCCCCCATTTTCTATAACCCGTAGCCAAGAGGATGTTAGGAACATCGGCTAATTCCTGCCCGATATAAGGGAGCTTGTCTAACGAATACAGGTCCTGGGCCGACCAGCGATAGACGATTTCCTTTAATCCAAATGTTTGCTCTGCGAACTTTTCTAAAGCTTCATAGTATTGAAATGTGCAGATTCCTTGACCCGTTTTGTGGCCTTCGCCACCGACGATGACCATCGGTTCACCGTTTATTAGTACAGAGCGAAGCGAACGTTTGGGGGTTTCCGCACTTAGGTACATACCACCCGGATAGGTTTTATCCGTCTTGACCGCTAGTACATAAGACCGCTCGGCATGCAATCGCGCAAAATAAAGACTGTTTGGATCATTAAACGGGAAATGAGAGGAGGATACGACATAGTTGCAGGTAATCTTGTGCCCGTCGCTTGTATTAATAATAGAAGGGGTTCCTTTATCGACACCCACAACGGTGGTCTGTTCATAAATCTTCCCGCCTTGCCGGATGACTTGATTGGCTAGATACCTTAAGAAAGGAATCGGATTAAACTGAGCCTGGTTTTCCATCATAATAGCTGCTTTAGTTGAAAAGGGCAGAGGCGTTTGTTCGACATAACTTCCCGGGATGCCAAGTTCCTTGTAAGCTTTATATTCGTCGTTGATTTTTTCCACATGCGTATCCGCACTTGTATAAACATAGGCATCTTCTTCTGTAAATTGACAATCGATATGATACTCTTCTACCGTTTGTCTGATGAATTCAAGAGCATCGCGGTTAGCTTCATAATAGAGCCGGGTTTTCTCTTTACCAAAATGCGAGAGGAACTCGCTATAGATCAAATCATGTTGTGCGGTAATTTTGGCGGTGGTATGGCCCGTTGTTCCATGAAGTATCCGCCCTGCGTCAACGACTGCGACGTTTAGTCCTTTTTTAGAAAGTAAATAAGCAGTGGTAATACCGGTGATCCCCGCACCTACAATAGCAACATCCACCTGAATATCTTCATTAAGCTTGGGGAAATTGGGGACGTCAGTTGAAGCTAACCAATACGATTCTGGAAATTGCGGGAAGGTCGTACGATGCTCGGCTCGTGTCATTTTTACAAATACCCCTTTGATTACAATTTATGTATATTGTTATCATTATGAGTTTTTATATTCACTAATCCCAGCATGATAAACGAACAAAGCCGTCCTTAACGCGGATCGGCGCGAAAGGCGGCTTTGGAGATATACATATGAAACTAAGGACGTGGTTTGAAAATACCGAAAGGCTGCCCTACGGGCAGGAATGTACGGCCAAAATGTGCATTCAGAACGGCAGCTCCTGTGCCGTACAGCGAGAGTAGACCAATGCCCATTTCAGCATAAGCAGCGATGGTATGGAACACCTCTGGGGCGATGCCGAATGCATCGAAGCTAAGGCCGAGGAACAGAAAATCAATCAACACAAAAATAAAAAATAGAACCTTGTGCGTCTCCATTGCTCCAATGGTCATGAAAAGCGTAAAGATGAGATAGCCGGCAAAGGCAACGCCGAGCTGTCTGCCATCCACCGCCGATGCCAGCTCTGAGCCGAATACGCCCATTTTAATCATCCAGCTACTAGCTACAGCTAACCAGAAGAAGGCGTAAGCGCCAAATGCCGTCATGCCAAAGGTGTTGTTATGCTTTGCATCCTGAATGCAGGCAAACAACTGTGCAAAGGCACCAAGGAAAATAGCCCAAGGAATAATAAAGCTTAAGCCTTCAGTGAGACCAAGTTTTTGGGATGAAGCTACAAGCGTTACAATAGCCAAGCCAAACAGGCCGATCGCGCTCGGATCGGCCGTTATGATTTTTACGTTAGAATGAGATTCATTTTGCATGAAAAAATAGAAGCCTCCAATAATGTTCAAGTACGCGTCAATCTGCCGATGCCAGAATCACACTGACATATTGTAACGGAAACCAACCCACTCGCATAGTAGATAATGTGTTTTTATATTCATGAAAAGGAATACTTTCAGCTAGCGTTAATTTTGTTTTCAGCTTGACCGGGTACAATCAAGGCAATTTTCCCGGGGAGGATGCATAATTAATGAAAACAAAGACGAAAAAGACAGTTTGGATTCCGGCAATCATTGCAGTTACGGTAGCAGCTCTACTCCTAATCTACTATTACTACATGTCCTCGGTTTCCGGCGGCAAGCCTGGCATGCGACCTCCGGGAGGCAATGTACCAGGGCATATGGGCGGACGTCCCAGCGGAAAAGGTGGTGGGGGTAACGGGGAAATATTTAATACCTTGGGTACGATCTCCGTTTTTCTTGGAGCGGCCACTTTCTGTTGGTTCTGGTTTAAGAAGAAATTGAGATCACCGTCCATGTTGGTTCGAAAGGCCGGAAAGTTGTTTCACTCCTTGCATAAACTGCTGGGTTGGGCGACCTTGATTCTTATTGCCATTCACGGTGTCTATTTCCTGATTACCAAATTTCAAGATCACAAAACCTTTTCCGGACTGGCAGCCTTTGCTATTATACTGGCGATCTCCGGGTACGGCTTCTATATTAATAAAGTACGTAACAAGTGGATGCGAACCATCCATCGTATACTTGGACTGCTGTGGGTTCCCGTGCTGCTGCTGCATGCCGGCGGATCAGC
This window of the Paenibacillus polymyxa genome carries:
- a CDS encoding sensor histidine kinase encodes the protein MIKKYLTERRSWILLFVCQQMLILLIAYVDTAIPLMPILYVVFLSMLVFLVFLIVRYPKETKFYRALEEWEGPLQLTGMGEPESPFERIIEHKIVHQTERLQQMISQNQLTLEHEKDELLSWIHEVKTPLTAMHLMIERLDDKSLKAQLTYEWLRIHLLLDQQLHQKRISFIENDLYVEQVDLKSLVFKEIKALQSWCIQKGIGFDIRLEQMEVLSDAKWLAFIIRQFLTNAIKYSDASDIIIHSYEHKDRIQLEVQDFGRGIDPKDIPRIFEKGFTSTTQHSDHTSTGMGLYLTKKAAQSLLIHIDVHSKPNTGTTFTLIFPKRNDFVSMMSM
- a CDS encoding response regulator transcription factor; the encoded protein is MFKILLIEDDETLFHEIKDRLTQWAYDVYGIRDFSKVIQEFTTIKPDLVVIDIQLPKFDGFHWCRMIRSHSNVPIIFLSSRDHPTDIVMSMQLGADDFIQKPFHFDVLIAKLQATLRRVYNYNTEPVSLKTWRGATVDYEKNVVANEAGSIELTKNEIFILKLLIEQKNKIVTREELIKSLWDDERFVSDNTLTVNLNRLRKKLDELDLGCFIETKVGQGYMATEEAPAYD
- a CDS encoding aldo/keto reductase, producing MKKKQLGNSELQVSALGLGCMGMSEYYGELDDQESIKTLHRALEFGINFWDTADVYGVGKNEKLISQVLRSHRDEVVLATKFSIMRGEDGGFLGVSGRPEYVKQACDRSLQRLGVDVIDLYYQHRVDPNVPIEETVGAMSDLVQAGKVRYLGLSEASPALIRRAHKVHPITALQTEYSLWSREAEDEVIPTCKELGIEFVAYSPLGRGFLSGQIQKFDDFAEDDFRRTVPRFQPENFQKNLDLVQHVKDLAARKGVKPSQLALAWLLAQEGIVPIPGTKRVTYLEENAGAVDVGLSAEEMETINAIIPKGMAAGLRYPAERMPNWQAE
- a CDS encoding FAD-dependent oxidoreductase: MTRAEHRTTFPQFPESYWLASTDVPNFPKLNEDIQVDVAIVGAGITGITTAYLLSKKGLNVAVVDAGRILHGTTGHTTAKITAQHDLIYSEFLSHFGKEKTRLYYEANRDALEFIRQTVEEYHIDCQFTEEDAYVYTSADTHVEKINDEYKAYKELGIPGSYVEQTPLPFSTKAAIMMENQAQFNPIPFLRYLANQVIRQGGKIYEQTTVVGVDKGTPSIINTSDGHKITCNYVVSSSHFPFNDPNSLYFARLHAERSYVLAVKTDKTYPGGMYLSAETPKRSLRSVLINGEPMVIVGGEGHKTGQGICTFQYYEALEKFAEQTFGLKEIVYRWSAQDLYSLDKLPYIGQELADVPNILLATGYRKWGMTTSVAAALLNTNLITRKESPYQDLFSPSRFHADPDIKTFVTQNANVAKHLIAGKLEISYKKAEELQQDEGAVVRVNGKRAGAYRDPQGALHLVDTTCTHMGCEVDWNEAERTWDCPCHGSRFSYQGEVIEGPAKKALGKVEAE
- a CDS encoding acetate uptake transporter produces the protein MQNESHSNVKIITADPSAIGLFGLAIVTLVASSQKLGLTEGLSFIIPWAIFLGAFAQLFACIQDAKHNNTFGMTAFGAYAFFWLAVASSWMIKMGVFGSELASAVDGRQLGVAFAGYLIFTLFMTIGAMETHKVLFFIFVLIDFLFLGLSFDAFGIAPEVFHTIAAYAEMGIGLLSLYGTGAAVLNAHFGRTFLPVGQPFGIFKPRP